The Salmo trutta chromosome 6, fSalTru1.1, whole genome shotgun sequence genome has a window encoding:
- the rrs1 gene encoding ribosome biogenesis regulatory protein homolog — translation MAACSIEDLLAKAEQDEAEKLKSITVQKELDLEFDIGNLLAYDKNRIDIRQFREQKKEDFLRSLARDNTQLLVNEIWKHPTERVEEVIVVKLPEPTTPLPREKPPPKPRPPTKWEEFAKLKGIQKKKKTNLVWDDVAKEWKRRWGYKRVNDGTKEWLIEVPETADPNEDQFAKRNKAKKEKVAKNELHRLRNIARAQKIKVPGVGLTPTAQQSKTDLVRAVNVAKSSTASAGKFQDRLPKEKAPRNTGKKRKFQPVIGNFSNEKQRQLDLLKVMDSKKPRLDVNKAVNKQMREDDREESAAKFKKGGKKGRKGGNFSGKGKGGGGKGKGKGRAGGKGQGPPGGKKGAGKPGKR, via the coding sequence ATGGCTGCGTGCAGTATAGAAGACTTGCTTGCTAAAGCTGAACAAGATGAGGCTGAAAAACTCAAAAGTATCACCGTTCAGAAAGAACTGGACCTCGAGTTTGACATCGGAAACTTACTCGCATACGACAAGAACCGTATTGACATTCGACAGTTTCGTGAACAGAAGAAAGAGGATTTCCTGCGTTCGCTAGCTCGTGACAACACGCAGCTCCTGGTCAACGAGATATGGAAGCATCCCACAGAGAGAGTTGAGGAGGTAATCGTAGTCAAACTACCCGAGCCGACCACTCCTCTGCCGAGAGAGAAGCCCCCACCGAAGCCCAGGCCTCCAACCAAATGGGAGGAATTCGCCAAACTGAAGGGGATCCAAAAGAAGAAGAAAACTAACCTGGTATGGGACGATGTTGCCAAAGAGTGGAAGCGGCGTTGGGGCTACAAGCGTGTCAATGATGGCACAAAAGAGTGGCTGATTGAGGTTCCCGAAACGGCAGACCCTAACGAGGACCAATTCGCCAAACGCAACAAAGCAAAgaaggagaaggtggcaaagaacGAGCTGCATCGCCTGAGGAACATAGCCAGGGCACAGAAAATCAAAGTACCAGGTGTTGGACTCACACCGACCGCCCAGCAATCCAAAACTGACCTGGTTAGGGCTGTCAATGTGGCCAAGTCATCCACCGCTTCCGCAGGTAAATTCCAAGACCGCTTACCTAAGGAGAAAGCTCCCAGAAACACCGGGAAGAAGAGGAAATTCCAGCCGGTCATTGGTAACTTTTCCAATGAAAAGCAGAGGCAGCTGGATCTGCTGAAAGTGATGGACAGTAAGAAACCTCGTCTGGACGTCAACAAAGCTGTAAACAAACAAATGCGAGAGGATGACCGAGAGGAGTCTGCAGCGAAATTTAAGAAGGGGGGAAAGAAGGGACGCAAGGGTGGTAACTTCTCTGGAAAAGGAAAGGGTGGTGGTGGGAAGGGCAAAGGTAAAGGAAGAGCAGGGGGTAAGGGCCAAGGACCCCCTGGTGGTAAAAAAGGAGCTGGGAAACCAGGGAAGCGCTAA